The Chloroflexota bacterium sequence CAATGTGGCCGATCGGCAGGATGTCCAGCGCTGGATTGATGCCGTCGTCGAAAAGTTCGGCCGTATCGATATCATGATCAACAACGCTGGCGTGCTGCGGGATAACCAGTTGGTCAAATGGAAAGATGGCCAGCTGGCCAGGCAGATGCCGGAAGCCGATTTCGACCTGGTGATCGCTGTCAATCTCAAAGGTGTCTTCAACTGCGCGCAGGCGGTTGCGCCGGTGATGATCGAACAGGGTGGCGGCGTCATTCTCAATGCCAGCAGCATCGTGGGACTGGACGGTAACTTCGGCCAGACCAACTATGTGGCTACCAAGTCAGCCGTGATCGGCATGACCAAGGTATGGGCCCGGGAATTGGGCCGTTATGGCATCCGGGTCAACGCCGTCGCGCCCGGATTCACCCTCACCGAGATGGTCCGGCAGATGCCACCCAAGATCCTTGAGAGCATGGCCGCCCGTGCGCCGCTGGGCCGGATGGGCGAAACACGCGACATCGCCAATGCCTATCTCTTCCTGGCATCGGACGAAGCCAGCTTCATCTCGGGGGAGGTGTTGCGGGTGGATGGCGGAATCGTTGTCGGGACATGAGTAATGGCGGCTTCGGATCAACCTCGATCCCGAAGAACTGAAAGCCATAGAGTGGAGAACGTTAGGCGAGAACTTCTTCGATGTCTGCATTTACTATGGTTTCATTCTCGCTTCAACTTCGGGGGTATTTCCCCGGAACGGGCCGCTCTTCTCTAGCTTGAGACAGGTAAGCGCCGCGGCAAAACGCGTGGCCTCCTGCGGTGGTGTGCTGAGACGACGGCCTTCATATGTGGCGAAACAAGTATCGCCCCGTCCCGTCCGCCCGCTTTTCACCTTGGGTGTGATGGGCGCCTCATAGAATTGCCCCTCTGCATACACGAGCACGGCGCCGTCATAGGTCAGCACCACCTCGCTCGGCCCCAGCTCAGCCATCGCTCTCAAGGTTGTGTAACGATCGGTCTGGCCGGTCAACACCTCACCTTCAGCACGATCCAGCTTGAGATAGGTCACATGTCGTAGTCCCTCCTCCTTCTCGGCCCAATCCCGAAAGACCATAGCCTGCCCCGCGGCGGATTCCGGTTCATCTTCACGGACGCGCACAAAGCCCTGCACGTCCAGCGCCACCGGGCCCCGCCGAGCAAGCGCTTTGAGCAGTGGAATATCCACCTCGCCGGCAGCCAGAGGCGTAATGAGGATGACGCGAGCGGGTACATCTGGAATATCCTGAAGCTGGTAGGAGCCGGCAAAACCGATAGCTCGACAAATGCGCCGCTCCTGGTCGGCGGTGGGGTAGATGTTTTCCATCACGCAGGTTTCTTCTGCCGCCACCCCGTAAACCTGCACGCCTTCAGCCTTCATGTCGTCGAGGAGTTCGCCATCGTCGGGATGCAAGCGCGTCACAACAGCCGTGCGCACGCCAATGCGTTGCAGGGGAATACTGCCGTAGTACACGCCCCCCCTGTGCCTATCCCTTCCTGGCCATTGATTACCAACTTATCCCTGGTGACATGGCCAATCATCAGGATGTCAGGTGTTGGTGCTAAAGTCATTGATTATTTCCTCGTTCGATAAAGTCATCGACGGCATCCAGGCCTGTGCCTGCTTCTGCAACAAACAGTTCACCGGCCTGACCTATGGCGATGCCCCGAGGATTTTTCAGGCCGGTGAGGATGACCGTCCTGAGCACTTGTAACAAGATCCGCGGTGTGCGTGAAGGATGAGAGGAGCGCATTTGGCGTACCTCATCGGCATTGTGGTAGCCATTGTGTTGGGTGTCGTGCTGAAAAACAGCCTTTTCAAATCCGCGGGACAGACTCCCTTCGTCATGGAGTTGCCGCCCTACCGAATGCCGACGGTCAAGGGCATCTGGAGGAGCATGTGGCAGCGCACCGGCTCATTCATTCGCAAGGCGTGGACCATCATCCTGGCAGTCGCCATCGTGCTGTGGATATTGATGGCTATCCCCGTGTCCGGCGACGGAGGTTTTGGCGACGCCGACGTCAGCGACAGTCTCTTCGCCACCGTCTCCAGCGCCGTTGCCCCCATCTTCGCGCCTCTCGGCTACGATAGCTGGCAGGCCAGCAGTTCGCTGATCACCGGCTTTGTGGCCAAGGAGGTGGTCATCAGCACCATGTCCCAGGTATACGGCGCAGAGCTGCCGGAAGAGCCCCCTGAGCCGACTACCTTCCTCCAGGACGTGGGCGAGATCATTACCAGCTTCGTCCAGGCCACCATTGACACCGTCAAGTCGATCCCCTTGATCGTCGGTATCGATCTATTCGGCGAGGAGGTGGAGGAGGAGCCAACAGCCCTGATGCAGGCCATTCACTTCGATTTCGCCCGCAGCAGCGGCGGACACGCGGCCTTGGCCGGGCTCTCATTCATGATATTTGTGCTGCTCTACACGCCGTGCATGGTAGCCGTGGCCGCGGCGCGCCACGAGTTCGGCGCCAGGTGGATGTTGACCAGCGTCATCGGCCAGTTTGTCTTAGCCTGGGCGATCGCCTTCCTGGTCTTCCAGGGCGGCATTCTGCTGGGATTGGGGTGAGATAAGCATGCTACGCCAGTTATTGCTAGAATTTGAAACGGCCCAGGGCCCGGTGAACCTGACCGAATTGACCCGCAAGCTGGGTGTGGACCGGAGCGCCCTGGATGGCATGATCGCCTACTGGGTGCGGAAAGGGCGCATCAAGGATGACCAGGCGCCTGGCCCTGCGCAACCGGCGATGTGCGCCGGCAGCTCTTGTGGGACCTCCTGCTCCGGCCTGCAGGAATGTCCCTTTATCGTGACTCTACCCCGCACTTTCTCGCTCAATGAACGGTGGGACGACGGACAGTGATCGGCGGTCGGATGGGTTTCGACACGGTTCCGGATCGGATTACCCTTCCGGTGTTCGGTGTTCGGTATTCGGTGATCCGATCGGTTTCGACACGGTTCCGGATCGGATTACCCTTCCGGTATTCGGTGATCCGATCGGTTTCGACGCGGTTCCGGATCGGATTACCCTTCCGGTGTTCGGTGTTCGGTATTCGGTGATCCGATCGGTTTCGACACGGTTCCGGATCGGATTACCCTTCCGGTGTTCGGTGTTCGGTATTCGGTGATCCGATCGGTTTCGACGCGGTTCCGGATCGGATTACCGATTACCGGTCACGGATGACCTGAAGCGGTATTCGGTAATCCGATGGGATTCGACACGGTTCTGGATCGGATTACCGATTACTGGTCACGGGTTACCAGGT is a genomic window containing:
- a CDS encoding glucose 1-dehydrogenase, whose protein sequence is MRLKDRVALITGGAAGIGKATAARFKEESATVVICDVNEEAGQATADELGITFFSVNVADRQDVQRWIDAVVEKFGRIDIMINNAGVLRDNQLVKWKDGQLARQMPEADFDLVIAVNLKGVFNCAQAVAPVMIEQGGGVILNASSIVGLDGNFGQTNYVATKSAVIGMTKVWARELGRYGIRVNAVAPGFTLTEMVRQMPPKILESMAARAPLGRMGETRDIANAYLFLASDEASFISGEVLRVDGGIVVGT
- a CDS encoding FeoC-like transcriptional regulator — protein: MLRQLLLEFETAQGPVNLTELTRKLGVDRSALDGMIAYWVRKGRIKDDQAPGPAQPAMCAGSSCGTSCSGLQECPFIVTLPRTFSLNERWDDGQ
- a CDS encoding nucleoside recognition domain-containing protein; protein product: MAYLIGIVVAIVLGVVLKNSLFKSAGQTPFVMELPPYRMPTVKGIWRSMWQRTGSFIRKAWTIILAVAIVLWILMAIPVSGDGGFGDADVSDSLFATVSSAVAPIFAPLGYDSWQASSSLITGFVAKEVVISTMSQVYGAELPEEPPEPTTFLQDVGEIITSFVQATIDTVKSIPLIVGIDLFGEEVEEEPTALMQAIHFDFARSSGGHAALAGLSFMIFVLLYTPCMVAVAAARHEFGARWMLTSVIGQFVLAWAIAFLVFQGGILLGLG